In Desulfovibrio sp. UCD-KL4C, a single genomic region encodes these proteins:
- the yihA gene encoding ribosome biogenesis GTP-binding protein YihA/YsxC gives MNNTLKLIKTVYEIDQLEQFPAPQIILAGRSNVGKSSLVNCLAERKSLAKISATPGKTRSLNYYEVVPHGYYIVDLPGYGYAKCSKTERAKWGKLIDSYLEGNAYVVAAAVLLDSRLPPQKNDIDMLSYFIQCNIPILPILTKSDKTKQGERAKVQNKWQDILKVKPMCVSSKSGMNRTNLWNLLDKTALPELAQGPVSVEDIKD, from the coding sequence ATGAATAATACTCTCAAATTAATAAAAACCGTTTATGAAATCGACCAGCTCGAACAATTTCCAGCTCCACAAATCATCCTAGCAGGGCGTTCCAATGTTGGTAAATCCTCACTGGTCAACTGTCTTGCGGAAAGAAAAAGTCTTGCAAAAATAAGTGCTACCCCCGGTAAAACAAGAAGTTTAAACTATTACGAAGTCGTACCGCACGGTTATTATATCGTTGATCTACCAGGATATGGATACGCCAAATGCTCAAAAACAGAACGAGCCAAATGGGGTAAACTTATTGACAGTTACCTGGAAGGAAATGCTTATGTCGTTGCAGCCGCTGTGTTGCTGGACAGCCGACTGCCCCCGCAGAAAAATGATATTGATATGCTTTCATATTTTATACAATGCAACATTCCTATTCTGCCGATTCTGACCAAGTCAGATAAGACCAAACAAGGCGAACGCGCTAAAGTCCAAAATAAATGGCAGGATATTCTTAAAGTCAAACCTATGTGTGTATCCAGTAAAAGCGGTATGAACCGAACCAATCTCTGGAATCTTCTTGATAAAACAGCTCTTCCGGAGTTAGCTCAAGGTCCCGTTTCAGTTGAAGACATAAAAGACTGA
- a CDS encoding type II 3-dehydroquinate dehydratase, translated as MYTFLILNGPNLGHVGKRQPEIYGSDKIEDIPDHLQKMMGETAAQIKLEFFQSNSEGGLIDRLEKARAEKIDGIAFNAGAYTHTSLAIADSLAWIGVPCVEVHISNIWSRTEDPVRQHSFMGKQCLGVIAGFGILSYVLAVQALFCHVTAD; from the coding sequence ATGTACACCTTTTTAATACTGAATGGTCCTAATCTTGGACATGTTGGTAAAAGACAGCCGGAAATATACGGCTCTGATAAAATTGAAGATATTCCAGATCATTTGCAAAAAATGATGGGAGAAACCGCCGCGCAGATTAAACTTGAATTTTTTCAGTCTAATTCTGAAGGAGGTTTAATTGACAGGCTTGAAAAAGCGCGGGCAGAGAAAATTGATGGAATTGCTTTCAATGCTGGAGCATACACTCATACCAGTCTTGCAATTGCAGATTCGCTTGCTTGGATAGGTGTTCCATGCGTAGAAGTTCATATTAGTAATATCTGGTCCAGAACAGAAGATCCTGTTCGCCAGCATAGCTTTATGGGAAAACAGTGCCTCGGGGTAATTGCCGGATTTGGAATTCTGAGTTATGTCTTGGCCGTTCAGGCGCTGTTTTGTCATGTGACCGCCGATTAA
- the efp gene encoding elongation factor P gives MISTKDFRPGLKIEIDKKPYEIVEFQHFKPGKGGAFVRTKLKNMLTGRVVDQTFRSGEKVEKPDMETKEMQFLYKDGDAFVLMDLESYEQMTVAAEVIADTGGFLKEGESNKALLYNGEVIGMELPASVILLVTQTDPGVQGDRVSGASKPATLETGLVINVPLFVNENDKVKVDTRSKEYLGREK, from the coding sequence ATGATATCTACTAAAGACTTTAGACCTGGATTGAAAATTGAAATCGACAAAAAACCTTATGAAATCGTAGAATTTCAGCATTTTAAGCCTGGTAAAGGCGGAGCTTTCGTTCGTACAAAGCTTAAAAACATGCTTACTGGACGAGTCGTTGATCAAACTTTCCGTTCCGGAGAAAAAGTAGAAAAGCCTGATATGGAAACAAAAGAAATGCAGTTCCTCTATAAGGACGGGGATGCTTTTGTACTGATGGATCTTGAATCATATGAACAGATGACGGTTGCGGCTGAAGTCATTGCTGATACCGGTGGGTTCCTTAAAGAGGGTGAAAGTAACAAAGCTCTTCTTTACAATGGTGAGGTTATTGGAATGGAATTACCTGCTTCCGTAATCTTACTAGTTACCCAGACTGATCCTGGTGTGCAGGGTGATAGAGTTAGCGGAGCTTCTAAACCTGCAACTCTGGAAACAGGTCTTGTCATTAATGTTCCACTTTTTGTTAATGAAAATGATAAAGTTAAAGTTGATACACGCTCCAAAGAGTATTTAGGACGCGAAAAATAA
- a CDS encoding DNA translocase FtsK encodes MEDETLPSEKFAKEISGLFWIFLAAFLFISMYSFNLGDPTFNQAVSSSWKIKNLIGPAGSYAAGLLVDMLGIGAWLIPFYFLHLGLSSFISVLKQPWWRWTGLALLYACLLSWSSHPWVISYQADMSIHEGGFIGALLSKWSFHYLKPVGAFLFWLFATLAGIQLTLNLSWASIAKRVRSILVDLGLKNKERFDRRIKRIKAERDLKKAEDKAEVISDPVDFGKSVKKNKPKKHVKEQDDLEVVLQPFNGAIPKKKNKLIAKPLDTTAEFPSLDMLAVPKVTGITVDPKVLENKTESLAVCLKDFNIDGEIQNVIPGPVVTMFEFRPAPGVKVSKIAGLTDDIALALKAISVRIEAPIPGKDSVGVEIPNDQRQIVYLREIFEADCFKNAKSPMTMALGKDIQGEPVVADLIKMPHLLVAGATGAGKSVCLNGLLMSLLYRARPDEVKLLLIDPKRIELAVYASLPHLVHPVVTDMALAKSALEWAVYEMDQRYQKMARLGVRNIASFNEKLIKIQGDDMPEDLADLEHMPYLVIVVDELADLMLTAGKDVEISIVRLAQLARAAGIHIILATQRPSVDVVTGLIKANFPTRISFQVTSKHDSRTILDMGGAEKLLGRGDMLFKPSGAQLRRLHGALVDDDEIKLVVDFWKKKFPQDFDLDFSDWKDTPSGPGKGSMPSESDDPVYGEAVEFVLSQGKASISLLQRRFRIGFNRAARFIEQMEQDGILGPQDGSKPRIVLVTKD; translated from the coding sequence ATGGAGGATGAGACACTGCCTAGCGAAAAATTCGCAAAAGAAATTTCCGGCTTGTTCTGGATTTTTTTAGCCGCCTTTCTTTTTATAAGCATGTACTCGTTCAATTTGGGCGATCCAACTTTTAATCAAGCGGTAAGCTCGAGTTGGAAAATAAAGAATTTAATCGGTCCAGCCGGATCATATGCTGCAGGATTGCTGGTTGATATGCTCGGAATTGGTGCGTGGTTAATTCCTTTTTATTTTCTGCATTTAGGTCTCTCTTCTTTCATATCTGTTTTAAAACAACCTTGGTGGAGATGGACAGGGCTGGCACTTCTTTACGCTTGTCTTCTTTCATGGTCTTCCCATCCTTGGGTGATTTCGTATCAAGCTGATATGTCAATTCATGAAGGCGGTTTCATCGGAGCATTGCTTTCCAAATGGTCTTTTCATTACCTTAAGCCTGTTGGGGCTTTCCTTTTTTGGTTGTTTGCAACTCTTGCCGGAATTCAGCTTACTTTGAATTTGAGTTGGGCTTCCATCGCTAAAAGAGTTCGGTCGATACTGGTTGATTTAGGACTAAAAAATAAAGAGCGGTTTGACCGCAGAATTAAAAGAATAAAAGCCGAACGCGATTTAAAAAAAGCAGAAGATAAGGCAGAAGTAATATCCGACCCTGTTGACTTCGGTAAATCAGTTAAAAAAAATAAGCCTAAAAAACATGTTAAAGAACAAGATGACTTAGAAGTTGTTTTGCAGCCATTTAATGGTGCGATTCCTAAGAAAAAAAATAAACTAATAGCTAAACCGCTTGATACTACAGCTGAATTTCCTTCTCTTGATATGCTTGCTGTACCGAAAGTTACCGGAATTACAGTTGATCCAAAAGTTTTAGAAAATAAAACCGAAAGTCTTGCGGTTTGTCTTAAAGATTTTAATATCGATGGCGAAATTCAGAACGTAATCCCCGGTCCGGTCGTAACAATGTTTGAATTCCGACCTGCTCCAGGTGTAAAAGTAAGCAAAATTGCGGGACTTACTGATGATATAGCCCTTGCTTTAAAAGCGATATCGGTCAGAATTGAGGCTCCTATTCCTGGTAAAGATTCTGTCGGTGTAGAAATACCGAACGATCAACGGCAGATTGTTTACCTGCGTGAAATATTTGAAGCTGATTGCTTTAAGAATGCAAAATCACCTATGACAATGGCTCTAGGTAAAGATATTCAAGGCGAACCTGTTGTGGCCGATCTTATAAAGATGCCGCATTTACTCGTAGCTGGAGCCACCGGAGCAGGGAAAAGTGTTTGTTTAAACGGTCTGCTCATGAGTTTGCTTTACCGTGCCAGACCTGACGAAGTTAAGCTTTTACTTATAGACCCTAAAAGAATCGAACTTGCCGTTTATGCAAGCCTACCGCACCTTGTGCATCCTGTTGTTACAGATATGGCTCTGGCTAAAAGCGCACTTGAGTGGGCAGTTTACGAGATGGATCAGCGTTATCAGAAAATGGCTCGTCTCGGAGTAAGAAATATTGCTAGCTTTAACGAAAAACTAATTAAGATTCAGGGCGATGATATGCCTGAAGATTTAGCCGATCTTGAGCATATGCCTTATCTTGTTATTGTTGTTGATGAACTTGCTGACCTTATGCTGACAGCAGGAAAAGATGTTGAAATCAGCATTGTAAGGCTTGCACAGCTTGCTCGTGCTGCCGGAATACATATTATTCTTGCCACGCAGAGACCTTCTGTTGATGTTGTTACGGGACTGATTAAAGCAAATTTTCCAACCCGAATTTCTTTTCAGGTTACTTCTAAGCATGACTCGCGTACTATTTTAGATATGGGTGGTGCTGAAAAGCTGCTCGGTCGCGGTGATATGCTCTTCAAACCAAGCGGGGCGCAGCTCCGCAGGTTGCACGGAGCCTTAGTTGACGATGATGAGATCAAGCTGGTTGTAGATTTTTGGAAGAAAAAATTTCCTCAAGATTTTGATCTCGATTTCTCGGACTGGAAGGATACACCGTCAGGACCGGGGAAGGGTAGTATGCCAAGTGAATCGGATGACCCTGTGTACGGTGAAGCTGTAGAATTTGTTCTTTCTCAGGGTAAGGCTTCTATTTCATTGCTGCAAAGACGTTTTCGTATCGGTTTCAACCGTGCAGCACGTTTTATTGAGCAAATGGAACAGGACGGAATTCTTGGGCCGCAGGACGGCAGTAAACCCCGTATCGTTTTGGTTACCAAAGACTGA